A genomic stretch from Mastacembelus armatus chromosome 7, fMasArm1.2, whole genome shotgun sequence includes:
- the LOC113145375 gene encoding uncharacterized protein LOC113145375 isoform X2, with protein MASTVVVTPDSLHDKTNRFHLLAWVNNLLKTNFKDVRELGSGACHCQITNWVIPGSVDLTKVKFDAQGEDDYKHNFRLLNEAFSKSGITRTIPVEELIKGDFKRNFEILRWFKAFYEMNVKSEDYDPVKARNSHDVSPIVVSQPFQKWSSKLELDTDENDTEITTKFHYTEKWKNTFDWAECSTLGEQYTYCRSCATHLNTFHKGIADLRRHAETNKHMKSSTSSKSTIPQSHDSDQLPCSDTAIRFIHMQCYTGSDKGEQVSRHFALSKLGQYLKNITSVCQHTPYCVYIYVGVTVAKDDTVSVVLVGFFDVKTSRYCIRFLDALKSVDDAGDQTAAAVVATLKKFGLPSHNLVAVYCDASGKASEQICSQLRELNPHLIALGGLYTMADAACSAGVKELSSHTQELIAHIHAHYSSCPTKNDNLTNLFDSDITVDSATIDLNTSCLQSWMLVTKILDIWTDLMSYFSSCDKEDDKAKLIYSQLQDPKVRVRFMFLEKALNPLHSFQKHLQTQDEAACADMLLILEEASSLLGTYTSYFLHPQAAARFLKERDTQILKNKKFHLSSPELNLGGKAVEDFLSNSEAAEALPLLKQEVMSFYIALTGCIAEELPLSDGVLRSIAQLLNPQSRLKVTGKAVGELGTKLGICSSPEEVSQLTREFLEYQLAEEGESEKGEKDSAVVSLDKHWASVLKDTKPTSIFRKLVLTLLSLPSPPLNAQQVFTQALENGDTALFSENEPLQEKLNGLNVTLKSCEVRLTKINQLRIDHDVTSGRNGASSKERTSRGGFGWENSLRQKPQARTVFQAGASNWCKPTDLDKDSKKGVESHDEVAEDSPLSTKSTPRGRRKNAYQDGKGFLTGELVWGKVKGFSWWPGMVMPWKTKPVPPGMRRVEWFGDGMFSEIGTDGLMPFSAFTKCFCKNSFASLPIYKEAIYQIIELAGERCRKSFAEAEGNKEKELKLMVDWAVEGFLPTGPEGFLPPDSAARFESSDLLPSDYQPPAKRKYVFKNKANASTITYSRESITERVKEKGKTIEDFCLSCGSPELEVQHPLFEGGLCLKCKENFTETLYRYDEDGYQSYCTVCCAGLEVILCGNASCCRCFCKDCLDILVSPGTFDKLKDVDPWSCYVCEPSQCEGNLKLRPDWSVKVQDLFVNNSAMSFEPHRVYPSIPADHRKPIKVLSLFDGIATGYLVLKDLGFKIERYIASEICEDSIAVGMVKHEGSIEYVNDVRTITRKHLAEWGPFDLLIGGSPCNDLSMVNPLRKGLFEGTGRLFFEFYRILTLLKPKEDDDRPFFWLFENVVFMSANDKSDICRFLECNPILIDAVKVSPAHRARYFWGNLPGMNRSLATALDNKLALQDCLEVGRLAKFDKVRTITTKSNSIRQGKMGPLPVTMNGKEDYLWCTEMEQVFGFPKHYTDVNNMGRMQRQKVLGRSWSVPVIRHLFAPLKDYFKCE; from the exons ATGGCAAGTACAGTGGTTGTCACTCCAGACTCCCTCCATGATAAAACCAACCGCTTTCATTTGTTGGCCTGGGTCAACAACCTGCTGAAGACAAACTTCAAAGATGTGCGGGAGCTGGGTTCAG GTGCATGTCACTGTCAGATCACGAATTGGGTTATTCCTGGATCTGTTGACTTGACCAAGGTGAAGTTTGATGCGCAAGGTGAAGATGACTATAAGCACAACTTTAGGCTCCTCAATGAGGCCTTCAGCAAGAGCGGTATCACAAGG ACCATTCCAGTTGAAGAGCTTATAAAAGGGGATTTTAAAAGGAACTTTGAGATCTTGAGGTGGTTCAAGGCATTTTATGAGATGAATGTGAAAAGTGAAGACTACGACCCTGTGAAAGCGAGGAACAGCCATGACGTCAGCCCTATAGTGGTATCTCAACCATTTCAGAAAT GGAGCTCTAAATTGGAATTGGACACAGATGAGAATGACACTGAAATAACTACAAAATTCCATTACACTGAAAAATGGAAGAATACTTTTGATTGGGCCGAATGTAGCACTCTTGGAGAGCAGTATACTTATTGCCGCTCATGTGCTACACACCTGAACACATTTCATAAAGGCATTGCTGATCTCAGGCGACATGCAGAAACgaacaaacacatgaaaagctCTACATCTTCCAAGAGCACCATCCCACAAAGCCACGACTCTGACCAGCTGCCCTGTAGTGACACAGCTATTCGATTTATTCACATGCAATGTTACACTGGCTCAGATAAAGGCGAACAAGTGTCTAGACATTTTGCACTTAGTAAGCTGGGGCAGTACCTCAAGAATATTACATCCGTTTGCCAGCACACGCCTTACTGTGTATACATTTATGTAGGGGTAACGGTGGCAAAAGATGACACTGTCTCTGTGGTCCTTGTTGGGTTTTTTGATGTCAAAACCTCCAGGTACTGCATCCGATTTTTGGATGCTCTTAAGTCAGTGGATGATGCAGGagatcaaacagcagcagcagtggtggcGACCTTGAAGAAATTTGGGTTACCCTCACATAATcttgttgctgtttattgtgaTGCTAGCGGTAAAGCATCAGAGCAGATCTGCTCACAACTCAGGGAACTCAACCCACACCTCATAGCCTTAGGAGGACTGTACACCATGGCTGATGCTGCTTGCAGTGCTGGGGTTAAAGAGCTATCCAGTCACACTCAAGAGTTAATAGCACACATCCATGCCCACTACTCCTCTTGCCCTACGAAGAATGACAACCTCACCAATCTTTTTGACTCAGATATCACTGTGGACAGTGCAACAATTGATCTTAACACCAGCTGCCTTCAGTCGTGGATGTTAGTCACAAAAATCTTGGACATATGGACAGATCTCATGTCTTACTTTAGCTCTTGTGACAAGGAGGATGACAAAGCCAAGTTAATCTACTCCCAGTTGCAGGATCCCAAAGTGAGGGTGAGATTTATGTTCCTGGAGAAGGCCCTAAATCCTTTGCATAGTTTCCAAAAGCATCTGCAAACACAGGACGAAGCTGCATGTGCTGATATGCTGCTCATCCTagaagaagccagtagcctGCTGGGCACCTACACCTCCTACTTCCTTCATCCACAAGCTGCTGCTCGCTTCCTCAAAGAACGTGATACTCAAATCCTTAAGAACAAGAAGTTCCACCTATCAAGCCCTGAACTCAATCTGGGTGGAAAAGCTGTGGAAGACTTCCTGAGTAACTCTGAGGCTGCAGAGGCATTGCCATTATTAAAACAAGAGGTAATGTCTTTCTACATTGCACTCACTGGCTGCATTGCAGAGGAGCTGCCTCTAAGCGACGGGGTGCTAAGGAGCATAGCTCAGCTGCTGAATCCCCAGAGCAGGCTGAAAGTGACAGGGAAAGCAGTCGGGGAGCTTGGGACCAAGCTGGGAATCTGCAGCTCCCCTGAGGAGGTCAGCCAGCTCACAAGGGAATTTCTTGAGTATCAGCtggcagaggagggagagagtgaaaagggagaaaaggacTCCGCAGTGGTTTCACTGGACAAACACTGGGCTAGTGTGCTGAAGGACACCAAGCCAACCTCCATCTTCAGAAAGCTAGTTTTGACCCTGTTGTCTCTACCCTCTCCACCACTTAATGCTCAGCAAGTTTTTACTCAG GCCTTAGAGAATGGAGATACCGCGCTGTTTTCTGAGAATGAACCTTTACAAGAAA AACTGAATGGCCTTAATGTGACATTGAAGTCATGTGAAGTTCGCCTTACAAAAATAAACC AGCTACGCATTGATCATGATGTTACATCTGGAAGGAATGGTGCCTCATCGAAAGAG AGGACCAGTAGGGGAGGTTTTGGCTGGGAGAACAGTTTGCGCCAGAAACCACAGGCCCGTACAGTGTTTCAGGCTGGTGCTAGCAACTGGTGCAAACCCACAGATCTTGATAAGGACAGCAAAAAGGGTGTGGAGTCCCACGATGAGGTG GCAGAGGATTCACCACTGTCCACTAAAAGTACGCCAAGAGGACGACGGAAAAATGCCTATCAG GATGGGAAAGGGTTTCTGACAGGAGAGCTGGTGTGGGGCAAAGTCAAGGGGTTTTCCTGGTGGCCTGGGATGGTGATGCCTTGGAAAACCAAGCCAGTTCCTCCTGGTATGAGGAGGGTGGAGTGGTTTGGAGATGGGATGTTCTCAGAG ATCGGTACGGACGGTCTAATGCCATTTAGTGCCTTCACTAAGTGCTTCTGCAAAAATTCCTTTGCCAGCTTGCCCATCTACAAGGAAGCCATTTACCAGATCATAGAG TTGGCAGGTGAGCGATGTAGGAAGTCTTTTGCGGAGGcagaaggaaataaagaaaaagagctGAAGCTGATGGTAGACTGGGCTGTTGAAGGATTTCTGCCCACAGGACCTGAAGGATTCTTACCTCCTG ATTCTGCTGCACGTTTTGAATCTTCTGACTTGCTTCCATCTGACTACCAGCCTCCAGCTaaaaggaaatatgtttttaaaaataaggcAAATGCTTCCACCATCACGTATAGCAGAg aatCAATAACAGAAAGGGTCAAAGAGAAAGGCAAAACCATTGAAG atttttgtttgtcttgtggATCACCTGAGCTTGAAGTGCAGCACCCGTTGTTTGAAGGTGGCCTCTGTCTAAAATGCAAG GAGAACTTCACTGAAACACTGTACCGCTACGATGAAGATGGCTACCAGTCGTATTGCACTGTGTGCTGTGCCGGCTTAGAGGTCATTCTGTGTGGCAatgccagctgctgcag ATGTTTCTGCAAGGACTGTCTGGACATCCTGGTAAGCCCAGGAACATTTGACAAGCTGAAAGATGTTGACCCCTGGAGCTGTTATGTGTGTGAGCCATCACAGTGTGAAGGAAACCTCAAACTCAGACCAGACTGGAGTGTTAAGGTCCAAGACCTGTTTGTCAATAACAGCGCCATGTCATTT GAGCCTCACAGAGTTTACCCCTCCATCCCTGCTGATCACCGCAAACCAATCAAGGTGCTCTCACTTTTTGACGGCATTGCAACAG GATACCTGGTGCTCAAAGACCTGGGCTTCAAGATTGAACGCTACATTGCTTCAGAGATTTGTGAGGATTCAATTGCTGTGGGCATGGTCAAGCATGAAGGAAGTATCGAATATGTCAATGATGTTCGCACCATCACAAGAAAGCAT CTAGCTGAATGGGGACCATTTGATCTTCTGATTGGAGGCAGTCCATGTAACGACCTGTCCATGGTCAATCCGCTTCGAAAAGGATTATTTG aGGGCACTGGAAGGCTTTTCTTTGAGTTCTACCGCATACTGACCTTGTTGAAGCCAAAGGAGGATGACGACCGTCCGTTCTTCTGGTTGTTTGAGAATGTGGTTTTTATGAGTGCCAATGACAAATCAGACATCTGCAGGTTTCTCGAG TGTAATCCCATTCTTATTGATGCAGTCAAAGTTAGTCCTGCTCACAGAGCACGCTACTTTTGGGGAAACCTCCCTGGCATGAACAG aTCTCTTGCTACAGCTTTAGACAACAAATTGGCTCTTCAGGATTGTTTGGAAGTTGGGCGTCTGGCAAAG TTTGATAAGGTACGCACCATCACAACAAAGTCTAACTCCATAAGGCAGGGAAAGATGGGACCACTACCTGTCACCATGAATGGCAAGGAGGACTACCTGTGGTGCACTGAAATGGAACA GGTCTTTGGTTTCCCCAAACACTACACGGATGTGAACAACATGGGCCGGATGCAAAGGCAGAAAGTCCTGGGTCGTTCCTGGAGTGTCCCTGTTATTCGTCACCTCTTCGCTCCACTGAAAGATTATTTCAAATGTGAATAA